A stretch of Lathyrus oleraceus cultivar Zhongwan6 chromosome 6, CAAS_Psat_ZW6_1.0, whole genome shotgun sequence DNA encodes these proteins:
- the LOC127095214 gene encoding uncharacterized protein LOC127095214, which translates to MGIPDYEILDVAPLSIIPSTDIDLNQPISIDASASACSNQGNPSSIPSGSTPVTKYKEETHYTDRVIRDIFTSILNEGHSVKGVSTPLAQIYPPPEVEQPSGKGDGSSSSEKALVAEGLRSLGQTVSDKGKFVASNMANASHSEKHDDANVVIDLEDGSSDDQEESLIHHIKPSVAKRMKTRKGRSVVELMSAREAKKTAVIGPSKPWSKVEIKKRKVIYDSELEEDVVEDVPDISHAKKTTVRKSPVKVPVVHLDNIPFHLEDGAAKWKFVIQRMVAVERELGKDVADVKEVMDLIQAVGLLKTVVWFSQCYEGLVKEFIVNILEDISDKNIKQFCKVYVRGINNEGAGKLEVTDNQHLSAGKLTIKYAILHKVGADNWVPTNHISTIANTLGRFIFAVGTKVKFDYGRYMFDQIIKHATTNAVKLPIAFPSMIYGIILNQHPGIMCSNDLPSRRKPALSVHYKLFEGSHVEDIVMTSAMRRPVSKVGEIVELKETCKELGEGIRVATTRKQSLEALIESLEQAEGENVEHANVSHEE; encoded by the exons ATGGGCATCCCTGATTATGAGATTCTGGATGTTGCTCCTCTCTCTATTATTCCCTCCACGGACATTGATTTGAACCAACCCATCTCCATTGATGCCTCCGCTTCTGCATGTTCCAATCAAGGTAATCCCTCTAGTATTCCGTCTGGTTCAACTCCTGTCACTAAGTATAAGGAAGAAACACATTATACTGATCGTGTTATAAGAGATATATTTACTAGCATTCTTAATGAAGGCCACTCTGTGAAGGGGGTTTCTACTCCCCTTGCTCAAATATATCCCCCTCCTGAGGTTGAACAACCTAGTGGTAAGGGTGATGGTTCCTCCAGTTCTGAAAAGGCCTTGGTTGCTGAAGGGTTGCGCTCTCTAGGGCAAACCGTGTCTGACAAAGGGAAATTTGTGGCCTCTAACATGGCTAATGCTTCTCACTCTGAGAAGCATGATGATGCAAATGTTGTGATTGATCTAGAGGATGGTAGCTCTGATGATCAAGAGGAAAGCTTGATTCATCACATAAAGCCAAGTGTGGCTAAACGCATGAAGACTCGCAAAGGAAGATCTGTGGTTGAACTTATGTCAGCTAGAGAAGCTAAGAAGACTGCTGTCATTGGTCCCTCCAAACCATGGAGCAAGGTTGAAATAAAGAAGAGGAAGGTCATATATGATTCTGAGCTTGAAGAGGATGTTGtggaagatgtccctgacatctcgCATGCGAAGAAAACTACTGTTAGGAAGTCTCCTGTTAAAGTACCTGTTGTTCATTTGGATAACATCCCCTTCCATCTTGAGGATGGAGCTGCTaagtggaaatttgtgattcaGAGAATGGTAGCTGTGGAAAGGGAATTGGGAAAAGATGTTGCTGATGTgaaggaggtcatggacctgatacAAGCTGTTGGGCTTTTGAAGACTGTTGTTTGGTTCTCCCAATGCTACGAAGGTTTAGTCAAGGAATTTATTGTTAATATTCTTGAGGATATTTCTGATAAGAACATCAAGCAGTTCTGTAAGGTGTATGTGAGGG GCATAAATAATGAGGGTGCAGGAAAATTAGAGGTTACAGACAATCAG CATCTTTCAGCTGGGAAGTTGACTATCAAGTATGCTATCCTGCATAAAGTAGGAGCTGATAACTGGGTCCCTACAAACCATATCTCCACCATTGCTAATACTCTTGGGAGGTTTATTTTTGCTGTTGGGACAAAAGTGAAATTTGACTATGGTAGATATATGTTTGATCAAATCATCAAGCATGCAACTACTAATGCAGTTAAGCTGCCAATTGCTTTTCCCTCTATGATCTATGGAATTATCTTGAATCAACATCCTGGTATTATGTGCTCAAATGATTTACCTAGTAGGAGAAAACCAGCTCTGTCTGTGCACTACAAACTCTTTGAAGGTAGTCATGTCGaggatattgtcatgacatctgccatgAGGAGGCCAGTCTCAAAAGTTGGAGAAATTGTTGAGCTTAAGGAGACATGCAAAGAGCTAGGTGAAGGGATTAGGGTAGCCACAACTAGAAAACAATCTTTGGAAGCCTTGATTGAAAGCTTGGAGCAGGCTGAGGGTGAAAATGTTGAACATGCTAATGTCAGCCATGAAGAATAA